A segment of the Deltaproteobacteria bacterium genome:
TAACCAGGTCGGGCACAGCCATGCGCAACAGGTATCTGGCCTTTCCGTGATTCCCATCGGGCGTTAGCGCCAGAGCAACGAAATATTCCGGGGTTATCAGCCTGAGTAGAATTATATTGCTGGTGGTGTTGATGATAACCTCGTGAACATCCCCAGCTGAAAGGGACTTGGCGGCCTTCTGAATACTCTTGATGGCGGTGGCATATTCAATCCCCACGGTCTGGATGCTGCAGGACGGGTCAACAATGTGCTCACCAATGGCGATGCCATCCATCCCCATGATAACCACCCCCAGCACGCCCTCCGTACGTTGGACGATCTCATCAAGCACAGTCTGGAAAATCATCGTCTTTTCATCCTTTCCGCATTCTTGAGCCAACCTGCGAGGACATGAACCGGATCCTTGGGGCTCCCGGTTTGATCTTCCAAAGGGGCGATTGCTTCAGGGGGGTCCGGTTTAACCTCCACAGTCGGCTCAGGGGCGGCCTTGCCGAGTTGACGCTCCCCTACGGATCGAAGTTTTTCGTCTATTTCAACGTCGGCAGGATTCTCCTCGCGAAGCTGTTCATAGATGTGAGCAGCCTCATCGGACACCCCCTGCCGCGCATAGAGATCCGCCAGGGTCTCGGTAAAAATGTCATTTCCGGTCCCCGAAGACGAAGGTTGTTCATCAGCGTCATTGATATTCGGAGAAGTGATCGCTTCCGGAATAATGTCGATGTCGGGTATATCCTCTGTTTGGCGTTTGGTCAAGGTGGACAGTTCATCGAGGAATGCAGGGAATTGGATGTCCTCAACCTCGGCGGCGCCTTCGAGAACGGGAGCTTTCATAACAGGTTCCGGAAGAGGCTCAGGAGATATAACCGTTTCAGGATATACCTCGGGAGGTGCCTCTTCCGTCAACTCCACATCCTCCAGGGAAAAATCGTTAAACTCGTTTTCGGGAATCATAACCTCGGGAACCGGGAATGAATCCTCAGCGCCGACCCCTTCGGGCAGGGGCTCGAGGTCCTGTATCTCCGGCTCCGGCGGAAAAGGGGCTGCAACCGGTCCCCGGGCGGCATCCTCGGAGGAGAAATCGATGCCCCCTGGGTGGGCGACCTTGCTCTTCAGACTTTCGATGTCCGACTGGATCTCCACATCCTCGGGACTGAGCAGTAGAGCAGCCTGGAGAGCGCGCAGAGCGCGGGCATTTTCACCCTGGGTCATGGATATTTTAGCCAGGGTCTTTTGCGCAAGATAATTTTCGGGAGCCTCTTCCACCGCCTTTTGAATGGCTTCTCCCGCGGGGCCAAGTTCACCCTTCTCGAACAGTGCCCTTCCCAGGACCACAAACCCGCCGCTGTAATGGGGATTGTATCTCAGCCCTGCCCTGGCTGTCTGAATTGCCTCACTCAGCCTGCCGGCCTTCCGGTAGGCATCGGCCAGTGGGGCAAAAACCCTTGATCCGGGATCATCGGCCAACATCTGCTCGTAACGTTGGATATCCTGGTCGCTCATGGGACCCTCCGCGCTATAAAAACAGCAAACACAAAAAATCATCAACGCGCCCATCGAAGGGCGCCCAAATCAATGACTTGCAACGCAAGTTGTTGATTTGTAAGGAAAGTGAAAATAACACTTTTCGCTTTCCGTGGAGTAAAAAGCCATTAATGGACTTTTTACGACCCTATCAAAGATGCTATGGGAAACATGTTATCAAGTCAATCACCAATGCCCATCCGAATGAGGGTGTCAACCAGCATTCCGACATCTTCCAGGGAAGCTATTTTAGCCTTGCCGATCTCACTGATAAGGACGGCCATGATTTTTCCGCCGACGATTTTTTTGTCCCTCGACATGAAGCCCGCGAGGTCAGACGCATTAACGGTTCCGGGAACCGGGATCCTGTCCACAACAGCCAACGCCCTCCTCATTTCCGGCCTGGAAAGTCCACCTATCTCGCCTGACAGCAGGAGAGCCCCCTTCATCCCAAGCGCGACGGCTTCACCGTGGCGGAAGGTTCCGTACCCGGAGGACGCCTCCAAGGCATGGGCAAGGGTATGACCGAAGTTGAGAACCCTCCTCGGGCCGGATTCCCTCTCATCTTCCTCCACAATCTCAGCCTTTCTAAGGCAGGAAACGGTTACAATCCGCACTGCATCCACACCGCCGCGAGGTCCGAGATCCTCGTATCCCTCAAGGTAAGCGAACAGGCGCCGATCAAGGGCCAGGGCCATTTTCACAACCTCCGCCATTCCGGAGAACCAGTCGCGATCATCCAGTGTTTCAAGAACATCGGTGTCAATAAAAACGGCCTCAGGCTGGTAGAAGGTTCCCACCAGATTCTTGCCCTCCTTGATATTTATTCCGGTTTTACCCCCGACACTGCTGTCAACCATTGCCAGGAGAGAGGTGGGAAGCTGGATCAACCCTATTCCCCTGAGATAAAGGGATGCCGCCAATCCAGCCAGGTCTCCAACCACCCCACCGCCCATGGCAACGACAAGATCTCCTCTTTCCAGGCCCAACAGGGCCATTCTTCTGCACAATCGCTCAACTTCGAAAAACGATTTGCTCCCCTCACCTTCCGGAACAGTGTGGAGATCAATTTCAAAAGAAGTGCCGGCCAGAATCCTGTCAATACGCTTCCCGTATTGGGAACCGACCCGCTCATCGGTTACCACAATGAGCCGGGATCCTGTCTTTCTCGCCCCTAGAAAATCCGGAAGACCATCCCACGCTCCGGACTGGACCATGATCGGGTAGGTCCGGGAACCAAGCTGCACCTCCATGGTCCCGATCATCGCTTGCCAACCTCGCAGAAAATCTCTCCGCGCTGTTTTGCGAGGCGGGGAAGGGCTCCCCCTCCCCCGCCATTTTTTTCACTATCTCGTCTGTAACCTGTGGAGGGGGTGAGGGCATCCGTGTCGATTATCAAATGGGCCTCCTCATAGATTGCGGAACGCTCACGCAGCATTGCGGGAATAAAATCCTCGAGGGCAACCCCTTCAAGGAGAGGCCTTAGGGCCGATTCGATCCGCCGGAAATGGTTCTCCCCGAGCCGGGCGAAGATCCGAACGATGGACATCCCGGATCGGCGGACAATCCCATCATCGAGATCCACGAAAATCTCTCCTGTGCGTTGGGCAAGAAAAACCGCACTCAAAGGCTTTTAACGTAATCCTGGTAACTGTTGAAATTTCGATGCATCTCCTCCAGGGAATCTCCACCGAATTTCCGACACATATGCTGGGCGAGTACAAAGGCGATGACAGCCTCCGCAATGACACAGGCCGCCGGGACCGCCGTAACATCGGATCTCTCAACAGCAGCGGACGTTGGCCTTTTGCTGAGAAAGTGAACTGATGAAAGAGGCGAAGCGAGCGTCGGGATGGGCTTCATGGCTGCTTTTATCACGATGGTCTCGCCGTTGGAAACCCCTCCCTCAATACCCCCCGCCCGGTTGGTTTCGCGGAAAAATCCCTTTTCTCCCTGAAAACTGATGGGGTCGTGGACCTGCGATCCATCCAGGTCAGCTCCGGAAAAACCAAGGCCGATTTCCACCCCCTTGATTGCTGGGATACTCATGACTACCCGGGCCAGTTCGCCATCGAGCCGCCTGTCCCAGTGGACGTAGCTTCCCAGACCGACAGGGACCCCGAATGCCTGGATTTCCATAACTCCTCCGAGGGTTTCCCCCTCAGATTCAGCCTTCTCTATCCTTTTGATCATGGCCGTCTCCGACTTCCGATCAATACATCGCACCGGAGAATTCTCAATCTCGGGCCCCTGCTGCGGCCTGGTCAATTTTATCTTCGAGCCGCCCACACCTCCGATGGAAAGGACATGGCCCAATACTGATATATGGAATTTTTTCAGGAGAATTCTCCCCAGGGCTCCCACGGCCACCCGCGCGGCAGTCTCCCTGGCACTGGCCCTCTCAAGGACGTTTCGAAAATCCTTGTGAGCGTACTTTATCCCCCCGGAAAGATCGGCATGACCGGGCCGGGGCCGGGTAACCGTCCTGGCATCAACCTGCCCGGCATCAACGGCCATAACGGTCTTCCAGTTTTCCCAATCCCTGTTGCGAATTCGCATGGCGATGGGAGTTCCGAGGCTTTTTCCTCCCCTGACACCTGACAGGATCTCTACCCGATCACTCTCTATCTGCATTCTCTGGCCCCTGCCATAACCTTTCTGACGTCGGGCAAGATCCCGATCAACGGACTCGGCCTCTACAGCGACACCGGCCGGAAAACCCTCCACAATGGCCATAAGCGATTCACCGTGCGATTCACCCGCGGTAAGAAAACGCAGCATTTAATATTCCTCCTAAAAAAAGCGCATCCGCTGAAAAATCGGATGCGCTTTTTGCCGGGTATCATCGCCTCCCTGGAAGTGTCGGGGGGTCTCCGACCCCTATTTCTTGACTATGGACGCGTTGATAAAGATGAGCAGCTCTTCCTTGGTCTTTTCTTTGGCGGTACTTTTGAAAAGATTGCCCAGGAGAGGAAGCTTGGATAGAAAAGGAACGCTGCTTTTGCCGTCCTGTTTATTCTCTGTGTACACCCCGCCGATTACGGCGGTCCCATTGTTTTTCACGATGATCTTGGTTTCGAGCTTATGGGAGTTTACGCCGGTGTAGGTGTTGTTCTCAAAGGTGGCCTGCTGCCCCTTGCTATCCTTTTCAACAGCTACATTCATGAAAATATCATCGTTGCTCGTCACCTGCGGTGTAATTTTGAGTTTCGTCCAGATGTCGGAGAAGGATACCGATGTGGTGGTTGTAGCCCCATCGGCGCCCACGCTGGTGGAGGTCCGATTCTCAGGGAATGGGTTGTTGACCTCTATGGACGCTTCCTGGTTCTGAATAACCATAAGGGTCGGGCTTGAAATAATCTTGCCCTT
Coding sequences within it:
- a CDS encoding roadblock/LC7 domain-containing protein, giving the protein MIFQTVLDEIVQRTEGVLGVVIMGMDGIAIGEHIVDPSCSIQTVGIEYATAIKSIQKAAKSLSAGDVHEVIINTTSNIILLRLITPEYFVALALTPDGNHGKARYLLRMAVPDLVKEFR
- a CDS encoding tetratricopeptide repeat protein, which encodes MSDQDIQRYEQMLADDPGSRVFAPLADAYRKAGRLSEAIQTARAGLRYNPHYSGGFVVLGRALFEKGELGPAGEAIQKAVEEAPENYLAQKTLAKISMTQGENARALRALQAALLLSPEDVEIQSDIESLKSKVAHPGGIDFSSEDAARGPVAAPFPPEPEIQDLEPLPEGVGAEDSFPVPEVMIPENEFNDFSLEDVELTEEAPPEVYPETVISPEPLPEPVMKAPVLEGAAEVEDIQFPAFLDELSTLTKRQTEDIPDIDIIPEAITSPNINDADEQPSSSGTGNDIFTETLADLYARQGVSDEAAHIYEQLREENPADVEIDEKLRSVGERQLGKAAPEPTVEVKPDPPEAIAPLEDQTGSPKDPVHVLAGWLKNAERMKRR
- the aroB gene encoding 3-dehydroquinate synthase, with the protein product MIGTMEVQLGSRTYPIMVQSGAWDGLPDFLGARKTGSRLIVVTDERVGSQYGKRIDRILAGTSFEIDLHTVPEGEGSKSFFEVERLCRRMALLGLERGDLVVAMGGGVVGDLAGLAASLYLRGIGLIQLPTSLLAMVDSSVGGKTGINIKEGKNLVGTFYQPEAVFIDTDVLETLDDRDWFSGMAEVVKMALALDRRLFAYLEGYEDLGPRGGVDAVRIVTVSCLRKAEIVEEDERESGPRRVLNFGHTLAHALEASSGYGTFRHGEAVALGMKGALLLSGEIGGLSRPEMRRALAVVDRIPVPGTVNASDLAGFMSRDKKIVGGKIMAVLISEIGKAKIASLEDVGMLVDTLIRMGIGD
- the aroC gene encoding chorismate synthase, producing the protein MLRFLTAGESHGESLMAIVEGFPAGVAVEAESVDRDLARRQKGYGRGQRMQIESDRVEILSGVRGGKSLGTPIAMRIRNRDWENWKTVMAVDAGQVDARTVTRPRPGHADLSGGIKYAHKDFRNVLERASARETAARVAVGALGRILLKKFHISVLGHVLSIGGVGGSKIKLTRPQQGPEIENSPVRCIDRKSETAMIKRIEKAESEGETLGGVMEIQAFGVPVGLGSYVHWDRRLDGELARVVMSIPAIKGVEIGLGFSGADLDGSQVHDPISFQGEKGFFRETNRAGGIEGGVSNGETIVIKAAMKPIPTLASPLSSVHFLSKRPTSAAVERSDVTAVPAACVIAEAVIAFVLAQHMCRKFGGDSLEEMHRNFNSYQDYVKSL